The sequence below is a genomic window from bacterium.
CGAGCCCGAAGCTCGGAGCCCAGCCGCTGGATCTGATTCTCGTTGGCCTGGCCTACGATGTGGTGGTGGAAGTCCTCGAGGTCATACCAAACCATCCGCTTGCCCTCGGCTCCCTGGACGAAGACGTGCTTGCCCTCACCGTCCATGACCGCCTTGGTTTCGAGGCGAATCTTCGGCACCTGAGCCAAGTCCAGATCGCAATGGCGATAAACCTCTTCGAGAGTCTTCCAGGGATCGGCGACCAAATCCTCATAGCGCAGGAGGCGGTAGCGGGGAATCCGTTGGGAGTCCTCGGTCATCTGCCGGGCAGCGCGCTCGTAATTAAGGGCGAAGGTTTCCAGCTCGTGGCCGCGGCGGAGGTGGCCCTCGACCACGGCCCGGGCGTCCCGGATCAAGGCCAGGAAGGTGGCGTCGGGATAGATCCGATGAAACTCATACGAGGCGAAGATCAAGCCGTTGAGATTTTTGCAAAGCAGCCGGGCGGCCTCGATCTCGGTATCGGTGTAGCGGACGTTCTCGCGGATGAATTCGTTTTGGCCTTCGCCGCGGGCCCGAAGCTTCTCGTCGTAGAGGATGCGGTCGATGCGCCGCTGGGCGGCGGGGCCGAAGGCCGGGCGCGGCCGCCAATCCCGATCCGACAGGCGATGCCCCCGCAGCGAGAGCCAGATCGGCAGGTAGCGCAGCGCCTTGCCGGCGCGGACCG
It includes:
- a CDS encoding sulfotransferase; this translates as MGATRKNRRPIFLVAFARGGSNLLLNMLRSHPEVCSPRGETQEVFLGKPDESPAVRAGKALRYLPIWLSLRGHRLSDRDWRPRPAFGPAAQRRIDRILYDEKLRARGEGQNEFIRENVRYTDTEIEAARLLCKNLNGLIFASYEFHRIYPDATFLALIRDARAVVEGHLRRGHELETFALNYERAARQMTEDSQRIPRYRLLRYEDLVADPWKTLEEVYRHCDLDLAQVPKIRLETKAVMDGEGKHVFVQGAEGKRMVWYDLEDFHHHIVGQANENQIQRLGSELRAR